The proteins below are encoded in one region of Streptomyces roseirectus:
- a CDS encoding DEAD/DEAH box helicase translates to MSLTYTAGSLVAARGREWVVLPESASDMLVLRPLGGSEDDIAAVFPAFEDVRPAEFAAPSPTDLGDQRAAGLLRTALRIGFRSGAGPFRSLASIAVEPRAYQLVPLLMALRQRTVRLLISDDVGIGKTVEAGLIAKELLAQGEATRLAVLCSPALAEQWQGELREKFGIEAELVLASTVTRLERGLELGQSLFDKHSYTIISTDFIKSTRHREDFVRNCPDLVIVDEAHSCVAADDAGQGNASPSSNQLRYELLRRISADVDRHLLLLTATPHSGKESAFRNLLGLVRPELATLNLETSAGRAKLAEYFVARKRADVRTYLTKEDGLSDDSLAERTAFPSDRWTKDEPYKLSPAYRALLDDAIAYARDRVQAAGEQGKREARVAWWSVIALLRSMVSSPAAAAQTLKTRSESAAARTAQEADVLGAPVAADSAENDRLEGMDVAPGAAESEEAGARLLELSQRAAELVGPAEDAKLKALTKHLKSLIAEGYHPIVFCRYIPTAEYLAAQLDGKLGKKTKIAAVTGTLSPQQRLERIEQLAAESAEEAGDPAVRRVLIATDCLSEGVNLQHHFDAVVHYDLAWNPTRHDQREGRVDRYGQKRDQVRVITMFGEDNGIDGKVLEVLFAKHRQIKKDLGISVSVPDETASGVTDAVVEWLLLHGRQGSQESLFELESHQESFDRIEREWSSAAEREKTSQSKYAQRSIHPEEVAREVAAVRAALGDADEVRDFALEALRDLDALVRDPRDGSGDFTAQAGGTPAGLRDALAATLGGRLIEEDREIPFRTTPAIGRGEAALVRTDPAIGAIASYVLDSVLDANTPGPRPARRCGVVTTDAVTIRTTLLLVRYRFHLTLPSRTGERQLVAEDARLLAYEGMPSRARWLDDGAAGALLAARASANTHEQLARNQIGRALDGLPDLAGHLTEYGTSLAAELAASHRRVRKANEEIVRGLKVVPQEPADVLGVYVYLPQQPASTVSGAEA, encoded by the coding sequence ATGAGCCTCACGTACACAGCCGGCTCCCTGGTCGCCGCCCGGGGCCGGGAATGGGTGGTGCTGCCCGAGAGCGCCTCCGACATGCTGGTGCTACGCCCGCTGGGCGGGAGCGAGGACGACATCGCGGCCGTCTTCCCCGCCTTCGAGGACGTACGGCCGGCCGAGTTCGCGGCGCCGAGCCCGACCGACCTGGGCGACCAGCGGGCCGCCGGTCTGCTGCGCACGGCGCTGCGCATCGGGTTCCGGTCGGGTGCGGGCCCCTTCCGCTCACTGGCGTCGATCGCGGTGGAGCCCAGGGCCTACCAGCTGGTTCCGCTGCTGATGGCGCTGCGACAGCGCACGGTACGGCTGCTGATCTCGGACGACGTCGGCATCGGCAAGACGGTCGAAGCCGGCCTGATCGCCAAGGAGTTGCTCGCACAGGGCGAGGCGACCCGGCTGGCGGTGCTGTGTTCCCCCGCGCTGGCCGAGCAGTGGCAGGGCGAGCTGCGGGAGAAGTTCGGCATCGAAGCCGAGCTGGTCCTGGCCTCCACGGTGACGCGGCTCGAACGCGGTCTGGAACTGGGCCAGTCCCTGTTCGACAAGCACTCGTACACGATCATCTCGACGGACTTCATCAAGTCGACCCGGCACCGCGAGGACTTCGTACGGAACTGCCCCGACCTGGTGATCGTCGATGAGGCCCACAGTTGCGTGGCAGCCGACGACGCCGGGCAGGGCAACGCCTCGCCCTCCTCCAACCAGCTCCGCTACGAGCTGCTGCGCCGGATCTCCGCCGATGTCGACCGCCACCTGCTGCTGCTGACCGCGACCCCGCACTCCGGCAAGGAGTCCGCGTTCCGCAACCTACTCGGCCTGGTGCGGCCGGAGCTCGCGACGCTGAACCTGGAGACATCGGCGGGGCGGGCGAAACTCGCCGAGTACTTCGTGGCCCGCAAGCGCGCCGACGTCCGCACCTACCTCACCAAGGAGGACGGCCTCAGCGACGACTCCCTGGCCGAGCGCACCGCGTTCCCGTCCGACCGGTGGACGAAGGACGAACCGTACAAGCTCAGCCCTGCCTACCGGGCGCTGCTCGACGACGCCATCGCCTACGCCAGGGACCGCGTCCAGGCCGCCGGTGAGCAGGGCAAGCGGGAGGCCCGGGTCGCCTGGTGGTCGGTGATCGCACTGCTGCGCTCGATGGTCTCCTCCCCGGCCGCCGCCGCCCAGACCTTGAAGACCCGCTCGGAGTCCGCCGCCGCCCGCACCGCGCAGGAGGCGGACGTGCTGGGCGCCCCGGTGGCCGCTGACTCCGCCGAGAACGACCGCTTGGAGGGCATGGACGTCGCGCCGGGCGCCGCCGAGTCGGAGGAGGCGGGTGCAAGGCTGCTCGAACTCTCACAGCGAGCAGCGGAGTTGGTCGGCCCGGCGGAGGACGCGAAGCTCAAGGCGCTCACCAAGCACCTGAAGAGCCTGATCGCCGAGGGCTACCACCCCATCGTCTTCTGCCGTTACATCCCGACCGCCGAATACCTTGCCGCCCAACTCGACGGCAAGCTCGGCAAGAAGACGAAGATCGCCGCGGTGACCGGCACCCTCTCCCCGCAGCAGCGTCTGGAGCGCATCGAGCAGCTCGCCGCCGAATCCGCCGAGGAGGCCGGCGACCCGGCCGTCCGCCGCGTACTGATCGCCACCGACTGCCTCTCCGAGGGTGTCAACCTCCAGCACCACTTCGACGCCGTCGTCCACTACGACCTGGCCTGGAACCCGACCCGCCACGACCAGCGCGAGGGCCGCGTCGACCGGTACGGCCAAAAGCGCGACCAGGTCCGGGTCATCACCATGTTCGGCGAGGACAACGGCATCGACGGCAAGGTCCTGGAGGTGCTGTTCGCCAAGCACCGGCAGATCAAGAAGGACCTGGGCATCTCGGTCTCCGTCCCCGACGAGACGGCTTCCGGAGTGACGGACGCCGTGGTCGAGTGGCTGCTGCTGCACGGCCGTCAGGGCAGCCAGGAGAGCCTGTTCGAGCTCGAAAGCCACCAGGAGTCCTTCGACCGCATCGAGCGCGAGTGGTCCTCGGCCGCCGAGCGGGAGAAGACCTCCCAGTCCAAGTACGCCCAGCGCAGCATCCACCCGGAGGAGGTGGCCCGCGAGGTCGCCGCTGTACGGGCCGCGCTCGGCGACGCTGACGAGGTGCGCGACTTCGCCCTGGAGGCACTGCGCGACCTGGACGCGCTGGTCCGCGACCCGCGCGACGGCAGCGGCGACTTCACAGCCCAGGCCGGTGGCACTCCGGCCGGTCTGCGGGACGCACTCGCAGCGACCCTCGGGGGCCGGCTGATCGAGGAGGACCGGGAGATCCCGTTCCGTACGACACCGGCGATCGGCCGGGGCGAGGCCGCGCTGGTCCGCACCGACCCGGCGATCGGCGCGATCGCCTCGTACGTCCTCGACTCGGTGCTCGACGCGAACACCCCCGGCCCGCGCCCGGCACGCCGCTGCGGTGTGGTGACGACGGACGCGGTGACGATCCGCACAACGCTCCTGCTCGTCCGCTACCGCTTCCACCTCACGCTGCCGTCCCGTACCGGCGAGCGGCAACTGGTCGCGGAGGACGCCCGGTTGCTCGCGTACGAGGGCATGCCGTCGCGTGCCCGCTGGCTGGACGACGGGGCGGCCGGCGCGCTGTTGGCCGCGCGGGCCAGTGCCAACACCCATGAGCAGCTCGCCCGCAACCAGATCGGCCGTGCGCTGGACGGTCTGCCGGATCTAGCCGGGCATCTCACGGAGTACGGCACGAGCCTGGCCGCCGAACTCGCCGCCTCGCACCGCCGCGTGCGGAAGGCCAACGAGGAGATCGTCCGCGGTCTGAAGGTCGTCCCGCAGGAGCCCGCCGACGTGCTCGGTGTGTACGTCTACCTGCCGCAGCAGCCCGCTTCTACTGTGTCCGGAGCCGAAGCCTGA
- a CDS encoding Eco57I restriction-modification methylase domain-containing protein — MPVTATRTALAFTAVTTVGGLLPADMLLRIAEARNLPGTKSADYGLPTSVPVRDEAERAWEYLKPLWRDLRKALPSDPNTGAPAADPTGRAGIDWLAQLFRKLDFGALTEVDAAGIPADSDPEKRFPVSHRHGPALVHLIPWNQELDKRPAAGQVPAQSMLQDCLNRTEAHLWAVLTNGRRLRLLRDSSSFSTAAYVEFDLEALFDGELFSEFVLLYSLLHASRFAVPEGEAASGCWLEKWRTEAVTSGARALDQLRLGVQNALTVLGTGFLRHPDNARLREDTDPKALRDALLRLVYRLLFVFVAEDRGALLDPDAGERQREAYERYFSSARLRERARRRQGTAHGDQYEALRIVLDALGTEGGRPELGLPGLGGLFSHKEADAPLEGLRLSNESLLAAVRHLAQVRDPGARRWRAVDYRHLDAEELGSVYESLLELEPKHSATDRSFELIEVAGNSRKTTGSYYTPSSLIECLLDTTLDPVIDDAVKRGGKRAAEAGRPDPADDIVAELLSLTVCDPACGSGHFLVASARRIAKRVASVRERNPEPTVDAMRHALHEVVARCIYGVDLNPMAVELAKVSLWIEAMEPGKPLGFLDAHVKQGNGLIGATPKLLADGVPDDAFKPIEGDDRKYAAGLVKRNKAQRGGQDELLFDTDALPGNERYAAELARIVAAPADLLEQVRAQESAYQAYTESATYVQDLHAADAWCAAFVWPKQEGAPEAPTDQVFRALRGRDQSAVPDETHECILRLRDQYSFFHWHLEFPEVFSVPESGVGVQPGTGWAGGFDAVVGNPPWERVKLQEQEFFAQRDPRIAEAKNAAARKRLIAELCDDPDGVRLYTEFEEAKRRAEGESHFLRVSARFPLTGRGDINTYAVFTETDRTLTGPRGRTGVIVPTGIATDATTQFFFKDIVEKGQLAALYDFENEEKVFPGITNKMRFCLFMLRGTGDAQDPARMVFKVRRAQQIPERSYLLTAEDILLMNPNTGTCPTFSTRRDADITLGIYRRMPVLIDETEETGGNPWGISFMRMFDMSNDSHLFRPAAQNDETLDDLLKAGWTFDGNVLAHGEERLLPLYEAKMLHHYDHRFSTYENATEKHLNKGTLPRFSLRQHQDATAAPLPRYWVPESDVPTGELDRDGNPVMAPGVRSRLTAKGWQHDWVLGWRDITHRGNERTLVCSASPAFGFGHPFPLLLPSKADQAPLLLAVLSSMVFDYIVRQKIGGTHLTYGYVEQLPVLTPNQLVSHKEWIAHRLIELTYTAVDMTSFAHDLGDTGTPFCWNEERRAQIRAELDALFFHLYGITRDDTAYILDTFNVTRDNDIKAHGEYRTKNLILAEYDRMAAAGLTIENPLTEGESGTYRSTLTPPPGQGPRHPA; from the coding sequence ATGCCCGTCACCGCCACCCGCACCGCCCTGGCCTTCACCGCCGTCACCACGGTCGGCGGGCTGCTCCCCGCCGACATGCTGCTGCGCATCGCCGAGGCGCGGAACCTGCCGGGCACCAAGTCCGCCGACTACGGCCTGCCCACCTCCGTTCCCGTCCGCGACGAGGCCGAGCGCGCCTGGGAGTACCTCAAGCCGCTCTGGCGTGACCTGCGCAAGGCCCTGCCCTCGGACCCGAACACCGGGGCCCCCGCCGCCGACCCGACGGGCCGAGCCGGTATCGACTGGCTGGCCCAGCTCTTCCGGAAGCTGGACTTCGGTGCGCTGACGGAGGTCGACGCGGCGGGTATCCCGGCCGACTCGGACCCGGAGAAGCGGTTCCCGGTGTCGCACCGGCATGGTCCGGCGCTCGTCCACCTGATCCCGTGGAACCAGGAGCTGGACAAGCGCCCGGCGGCGGGGCAGGTTCCGGCGCAGTCGATGCTTCAGGACTGCCTGAACCGTACGGAGGCCCACCTGTGGGCGGTCCTCACCAATGGCCGGCGTCTGCGTCTGCTGCGCGACTCGTCGTCCTTCTCCACGGCCGCCTACGTCGAGTTCGACCTGGAGGCCCTGTTCGACGGTGAGCTCTTCAGCGAGTTCGTGCTGCTGTACAGCCTCCTGCACGCATCCCGGTTCGCGGTGCCGGAGGGGGAGGCGGCTTCGGGGTGCTGGCTGGAGAAATGGCGCACGGAGGCAGTCACTTCGGGGGCGCGGGCTCTGGATCAGCTGCGGCTGGGGGTGCAGAACGCGCTGACGGTGCTGGGTACCGGATTCTTGCGGCATCCGGACAACGCCCGGCTGCGGGAGGACACCGACCCGAAGGCGCTTCGGGATGCGTTGCTGCGGCTGGTGTACCGGCTGCTGTTCGTGTTCGTCGCGGAGGACCGTGGGGCCCTGCTCGACCCGGACGCCGGCGAGCGGCAGCGGGAGGCGTACGAGCGGTACTTCTCTTCGGCGCGGTTGCGGGAGCGGGCGCGGCGGCGTCAGGGGACGGCTCATGGTGATCAGTACGAGGCGCTGCGGATCGTTCTTGACGCGCTGGGGACGGAGGGGGGCCGGCCGGAGCTGGGGCTGCCTGGGCTTGGCGGGCTGTTCTCCCACAAGGAGGCCGATGCGCCGCTGGAGGGGCTGAGGCTTTCCAACGAGTCGCTGCTCGCGGCTGTACGGCACCTCGCTCAGGTCCGTGACCCGGGTGCGCGGCGGTGGCGGGCCGTTGACTATCGGCATCTGGACGCCGAGGAGTTGGGCTCGGTGTACGAGTCCCTGCTGGAGCTGGAGCCGAAGCACTCGGCGACGGATCGGTCGTTCGAGTTGATCGAGGTGGCGGGGAACAGCCGTAAGACGACGGGGAGTTACTACACGCCGTCGTCGCTGATCGAGTGCCTGCTGGATACGACGCTGGACCCGGTGATAGACGATGCGGTCAAGCGGGGCGGGAAGCGGGCTGCTGAGGCTGGGCGTCCCGATCCGGCCGATGACATCGTGGCCGAGTTGCTTTCACTGACGGTGTGTGACCCTGCTTGTGGGTCCGGGCACTTCCTTGTCGCTTCGGCTCGGCGTATCGCCAAGCGGGTGGCGTCGGTGCGGGAGCGGAACCCTGAGCCGACGGTTGATGCGATGCGGCATGCGTTGCATGAGGTCGTGGCGCGGTGCATCTACGGTGTCGACCTGAACCCGATGGCCGTGGAGCTGGCAAAGGTGTCCCTGTGGATCGAGGCGATGGAGCCGGGCAAGCCGCTCGGGTTCCTGGACGCCCATGTGAAGCAGGGGAACGGCTTGATCGGCGCGACGCCGAAGTTGTTGGCGGATGGTGTTCCGGATGACGCGTTCAAGCCGATCGAGGGGGACGATCGGAAGTACGCGGCCGGGCTCGTCAAGCGGAACAAGGCTCAGCGGGGCGGGCAGGACGAGCTGCTGTTCGATACGGATGCGCTGCCGGGGAACGAGCGTTACGCCGCCGAGCTCGCCCGTATCGTTGCCGCGCCCGCCGATCTTCTGGAGCAGGTTCGGGCCCAGGAGTCTGCGTACCAGGCTTACACCGAGTCGGCCACGTATGTGCAGGACCTGCATGCCGCCGACGCGTGGTGCGCGGCGTTTGTGTGGCCCAAGCAGGAGGGTGCGCCGGAGGCGCCGACCGATCAGGTGTTTCGGGCGTTGCGGGGGCGGGATCAGTCTGCGGTTCCGGATGAGACGCACGAGTGCATTCTGCGGCTGCGGGATCAGTACAGCTTCTTTCACTGGCACTTGGAGTTTCCGGAGGTCTTCTCCGTTCCGGAGTCGGGGGTTGGGGTTCAGCCGGGGACGGGGTGGGCCGGGGGGTTCGATGCAGTGGTGGGGAATCCGCCGTGGGAGCGGGTGAAGCTTCAGGAGCAGGAGTTCTTCGCGCAGCGGGATCCGCGTATCGCCGAGGCCAAGAACGCCGCCGCGCGGAAGCGGCTCATCGCCGAGCTGTGCGATGATCCCGACGGGGTGCGTCTGTACACCGAGTTCGAGGAGGCCAAGCGGCGAGCTGAAGGGGAGAGCCACTTTCTGCGGGTCAGTGCGCGGTTCCCGTTGACGGGGCGAGGCGACATCAACACATACGCCGTATTCACGGAGACGGACCGCACGCTGACGGGGCCGCGGGGGCGGACGGGCGTGATTGTGCCGACGGGGATCGCTACGGATGCGACTACGCAGTTCTTCTTCAAGGACATCGTCGAAAAGGGCCAGTTGGCCGCGCTCTACGACTTCGAGAACGAGGAAAAGGTCTTCCCTGGAATCACCAACAAGATGCGGTTCTGCCTCTTCATGTTGCGTGGCACCGGCGATGCTCAGGACCCCGCTCGCATGGTGTTCAAGGTGCGCAGGGCACAGCAAATTCCCGAGCGCAGCTACCTCCTCACCGCTGAAGACATCCTGCTGATGAATCCCAACACCGGAACATGTCCCACCTTCAGCACCCGTCGCGACGCGGACATTACTCTCGGGATCTACCGACGCATGCCGGTACTGATCGACGAGACGGAGGAGACGGGCGGGAACCCATGGGGCATCTCATTCATGCGCATGTTCGACATGTCGAACGACTCTCACCTGTTCCGCCCCGCAGCTCAGAACGACGAGACCCTCGACGATCTCCTCAAAGCAGGCTGGACATTCGACGGCAACGTACTTGCCCATGGCGAGGAGCGCCTGCTCCCGCTGTACGAGGCGAAGATGTTGCATCACTACGACCACCGCTTCTCCACGTACGAAAACGCCACAGAGAAGCACCTGAACAAAGGGACACTTCCTCGTTTTTCCCTGAGGCAGCACCAGGACGCCACCGCCGCTCCTCTTCCTCGCTACTGGGTTCCGGAATCAGACGTTCCGACAGGCGAACTAGATAGGGACGGAAATCCGGTCATGGCCCCAGGAGTTCGTAGCCGCCTGACTGCAAAGGGCTGGCAGCATGACTGGGTTCTGGGTTGGCGAGACATCACTCACCGCGGGAATGAGCGCACTTTGGTCTGCTCCGCTTCACCGGCGTTCGGTTTCGGTCATCCCTTTCCTCTGCTGCTCCCGTCCAAGGCCGACCAAGCCCCACTGCTTCTCGCCGTTCTCTCCTCCATGGTGTTCGACTACATCGTCCGCCAGAAGATCGGCGGCACGCACCTAACCTACGGCTACGTCGAGCAGCTGCCGGTCCTGACGCCCAACCAGCTCGTCAGTCACAAGGAATGGATCGCTCATCGCCTCATCGAACTCACCTACACAGCAGTTGACATGACCAGCTTCGCCCACGACCTGGGCGACACCGGCACTCCTTTTTGTTGGAACGAAGAACGCCGTGCCCAAATCCGCGCCGAGTTGGACGCCCTCTTCTTCCACCTCTACGGCATCACCCGCGACGACACGGCGTACATCCTGGACACCTTCAACGTCACCCGCGACAACGACATCAAGGCGCACGGCGAGTACCGCACCAAGAACCTGATCCTCGCCGAGTACGACCGCATGGCCGCCGCTGGCCTCACCATCGAGAACCCTCTGACCGAGGGCGAGTCCGGCACCTACCGCTCCACCCTCACTCCACCCCCCGGCCAGGGCCCCAGGCACCCCGCCTGA
- a CDS encoding EcsC family protein codes for MSTDADHLLDGIPAMSKYDEQVWATLNDHWQRRNNRRGLPNWASTALSRTGEAAGKATRKVADAVPDAVSEPMRRVGDAVADKALRPALAGAAALLDLVNESARELNDPKNVENLARKQGLELESFTELRKQELKFCDRLLTRNTLKWRTAGAFEGGAMGVLALVPVAGIPAAMTADILVVQVVSTSIASRIAYSYGYDAKDPDEQLFIQRLVRRSFMAQAAKAEPLRDTARAAHALKGRVNWSQKLRQDHRLVASLEKLMQQLGPAGSRVPVQNVAKVVPFVGILVGAGMNAAILGRVAADAQRYCQTRFLCEKYGLPLPAALATDDEDDDPQADAP; via the coding sequence ATGAGCACAGACGCCGATCACCTCCTCGACGGCATACCCGCGATGAGCAAGTACGACGAGCAGGTATGGGCCACGCTCAACGACCACTGGCAGCGCCGCAACAACCGCCGCGGCCTGCCGAACTGGGCAAGCACAGCGCTGAGTCGCACAGGCGAGGCTGCCGGAAAGGCCACCAGAAAGGTCGCGGACGCCGTCCCGGACGCTGTCTCGGAACCCATGCGGCGCGTGGGCGACGCGGTCGCCGACAAGGCCCTGCGACCGGCGCTCGCGGGCGCTGCTGCGTTGCTTGACCTCGTCAACGAGTCGGCCAGGGAGCTCAACGACCCGAAGAACGTCGAGAACCTCGCCCGCAAACAGGGTCTCGAACTCGAAAGCTTCACCGAACTGCGGAAGCAGGAACTCAAGTTCTGCGACCGGCTGCTGACCCGCAACACCCTCAAGTGGCGCACCGCAGGGGCCTTCGAAGGCGGCGCCATGGGCGTGCTGGCGTTGGTCCCCGTCGCCGGTATCCCTGCCGCGATGACGGCAGACATCCTCGTCGTCCAGGTAGTGAGCACGTCGATCGCCTCGCGGATCGCGTACTCCTACGGCTACGACGCCAAGGACCCCGACGAGCAGCTCTTCATCCAGCGCCTTGTACGCCGGTCCTTCATGGCCCAGGCGGCCAAGGCCGAGCCCTTGCGCGACACAGCACGGGCAGCGCACGCCCTCAAGGGACGCGTCAACTGGTCGCAGAAGCTCCGCCAGGACCATCGCCTCGTGGCCTCCCTGGAGAAGCTGATGCAGCAGCTCGGCCCGGCCGGCTCCAGGGTGCCGGTGCAGAACGTCGCCAAGGTCGTGCCGTTCGTGGGGATTCTCGTCGGTGCGGGCATGAATGCCGCAATCCTCGGCAGGGTGGCCGCCGACGCCCAGCGGTACTGTCAGACCCGCTTCCTGTGCGAGAAGTACGGCCTGCCGCTACCGGCCGCACTGGCGACCGACGACGAGGACGACGACCCGCAGGCCGACGCCCCGTGA
- a CDS encoding DUF397 domain-containing protein — translation MSSGATGLAWFKSSYSGSEGDSCVEIAIAEQAVHVRDSKDVSRPAFAVGREGWRSFVRFVDHA, via the coding sequence ATGAGCAGCGGTGCGACGGGACTGGCCTGGTTCAAGTCCAGCTACAGCGGCAGCGAGGGCGACAGCTGCGTGGAGATCGCGATCGCCGAACAGGCCGTCCACGTACGGGACTCCAAGGACGTGAGTCGCCCCGCCTTTGCGGTTGGCCGTGAGGGCTGGCGGTCGTTCGTGCGGTTCGTGGACCACGCCTGA
- a CDS encoding helix-turn-helix domain-containing protein — MDIVEAEAAAGVGAARTGSAGEWDREPHPSDSLRTFGAVVQALREHAGLSREELATIVQYSKHTVESVELGRRMPDEGFVERAEGATGNTSALRRAARHLSRGEAGLAAWFRRWARLEREAVSLCTYECRLVPGLLQSEAYARAVFQGTIPLRTDEELEAQLAARMDRQKMMRERPKVPFSFIVEEHVFRRRFGDAEAMRGLFDHVLERSAPRNVTLQLVPWDAGLHACLDGPVQVLETSEGRRLGYSEGQKNGRLISDPKEVSVLCHRYDTLRSQALNPKESRDLLERLRGEL, encoded by the coding sequence ATGGACATCGTCGAGGCGGAGGCGGCTGCGGGGGTTGGAGCCGCTCGGACGGGTTCGGCGGGGGAGTGGGATCGGGAGCCTCATCCGTCCGACAGTCTGCGTACGTTCGGGGCGGTCGTCCAGGCGTTGCGGGAACACGCGGGGCTGAGCCGGGAGGAGCTGGCCACGATCGTTCAGTACTCCAAACACACCGTTGAGTCGGTGGAGTTGGGGCGTCGGATGCCGGACGAGGGGTTCGTGGAGCGGGCGGAGGGGGCGACCGGCAACACGAGTGCGTTGCGGAGGGCTGCGCGTCATCTGAGCCGGGGGGAGGCGGGGCTGGCGGCGTGGTTTCGGCGGTGGGCTCGGCTGGAGCGGGAGGCGGTGAGTCTGTGTACGTATGAGTGTCGGCTGGTGCCGGGGTTGTTGCAGTCGGAGGCGTATGCGCGGGCGGTGTTCCAGGGCACGATTCCACTGCGGACGGACGAAGAGCTGGAGGCGCAGCTCGCGGCGCGGATGGATCGGCAGAAGATGATGCGGGAGCGGCCGAAGGTGCCGTTCAGCTTCATCGTTGAGGAGCATGTGTTTCGGCGGCGGTTCGGAGATGCGGAGGCAATGCGCGGGTTGTTTGACCATGTGCTGGAGCGCAGTGCGCCGCGGAATGTGACGCTTCAGTTGGTGCCGTGGGATGCCGGGTTGCATGCGTGTCTAGATGGGCCGGTACAGGTGTTGGAGACATCAGAGGGGCGGCGGCTCGGATACTCCGAGGGGCAGAAGAACGGGCGACTGATCTCCGACCCGAAAGAGGTGAGTGTGCTCTGTCACCGCTATGACACACTGCGCTCGCAGGCCCTGAACCCGAAGGAATCCCGGGACCTGCTGGAGCGACTGCGAGGAGAGCTATGA
- a CDS encoding ATP-binding protein encodes MNQPPPQLSTSSATFTQLLSSTPRGARLARLLSVSQLRSWDAPHYLTERAEIVVAELAANAVLHGRLPGRSFRLTLVFEAPAGHLRIDITDARGDRDLQPHPATAASSETALHTNGRGLALVAAIADHWETLPHPPSGKTVRAELSCPA; translated from the coding sequence ATGAACCAACCCCCACCCCAACTCTCCACCTCCTCCGCCACCTTCACGCAGCTGCTCTCGTCGACCCCGCGCGGCGCTCGCCTCGCCCGGCTGCTCAGCGTGAGCCAGCTGCGGTCCTGGGACGCCCCGCACTACCTCACGGAGCGTGCCGAGATCGTCGTCGCGGAGCTCGCCGCGAACGCCGTACTCCACGGGCGCCTGCCCGGTCGTAGCTTCCGGCTGACCCTCGTGTTCGAGGCCCCGGCCGGCCACCTCCGCATCGACATCACCGACGCACGCGGCGACAGAGACCTGCAGCCCCATCCGGCGACCGCCGCCTCCTCCGAGACAGCACTCCACACCAATGGACGCGGCCTCGCCCTCGTCGCCGCGATCGCCGACCACTGGGAGACGTTGCCTCACCCGCCCAGCGGCAAGACCGTGCGGGCCGAACTGAGCTGTCCAGCCTGA
- a CDS encoding nucleotidyl transferase AbiEii/AbiGii toxin family protein codes for MKLTPLHERLLSDILDLGSPYPLVLTGGYAVQAHGLVERFSRDLDVATENPAPMDEIVASLTAGLVARGWRTTHVQTDPLSGRFLVTDPATGEECEVDVLKEAFWAPPAQTPYGPVLSLDDVIGTKVRALADRGTVRDLIDVQAASRHRSTADLESLGRRRAHDEFSLEDLCDRLTGADWYEDEDYAAYGLTSRQIEELKTWALEWAEDLGARIHDDNA; via the coding sequence GTGAAGCTCACCCCGCTCCACGAGCGTCTTCTCTCCGACATCCTCGACCTCGGCTCCCCTTACCCTCTGGTCCTCACGGGTGGATACGCTGTGCAGGCCCACGGCCTGGTCGAACGCTTCAGCCGCGATCTCGACGTCGCCACCGAGAACCCCGCCCCGATGGACGAGATCGTCGCCTCCCTCACAGCAGGCCTCGTAGCGCGCGGATGGCGGACCACGCATGTCCAGACCGACCCGCTCAGCGGACGGTTCCTCGTCACCGACCCGGCCACTGGTGAGGAGTGCGAGGTCGACGTCCTCAAAGAGGCGTTCTGGGCCCCACCCGCCCAGACCCCCTACGGCCCGGTCCTCTCTCTCGACGACGTGATCGGCACCAAGGTCCGCGCCCTCGCCGACCGCGGCACCGTCCGCGACCTCATCGACGTCCAGGCTGCCTCCCGCCACCGGTCCACAGCCGACCTCGAATCTCTCGGCCGCCGCCGTGCCCACGACGAGTTCAGCCTTGAAGACCTCTGTGACCGGCTGACCGGTGCGGACTGGTACGAGGACGAGGACTATGCCGCGTACGGGCTCACCTCTCGGCAGATCGAAGAACTCAAGACGTGGGCGCTGGAGTGGGCGGAGGACCTGGGGGCGCGGATCCACGATGACAACGCCTGA